A genomic segment from Gossypium hirsutum isolate 1008001.06 chromosome D04, Gossypium_hirsutum_v2.1, whole genome shotgun sequence encodes:
- the LOC121216229 gene encoding pentatricopeptide repeat-containing protein At1g18485 produces the protein MALVAHPSSPSHHRQSPLITRRTTYQRLNSSISQTTSLPQTNTSTKYQLPLLQQLTSLCQSKQSLPQALTFLQQQNPHHETLDSLQRKEAIGLLLQACGRYQDIETGREVHRMVASSTLFHNDVVITTRLITMYSMCDSPLDSRLVFDGLEKKNLFQWNAMVSGYSRNKLYEEALRAFIELVLQTDFKPDNFTFPCVIKACGGILDVRLGQGVHGMTAKLGLLGDVFVCNALIAFYGKCGLVDEAVKVFDFMSEKNLVSWNSMICVFAENGFAQEGLRLFSEMIKCEKSFVPDVASLVTILPVCAGEGNLEMGMVFHGLAVKLGLNQELMVKNALLDMYSKCGCLSHAKGLFDKDNNKNVVSWNTMIGGFATQGDARGTFYLLRKMQVEGREKTNEVTILNVLPVCLERSELLCLKELHAYSIRHGFHYDQLVANAFIAAYAKCGSLCSSQLMFNGMETKTVSSWNALIGGYAQNGAPRKALEFYLQMINSGINPDRFSLGSLLLACSHMKSLRFGKEIHGYLIRIGLETDPFIVISLLSLYIRCGKSASARVLFEEMENKSLVSWNALIAGYSQIGLPDEALVLFRQMLSDGIQPDEISINSVFRACSQLSALRLGKEAHCYALKAYLAEDIFVGCSIIDMYAKSGCIEQARRVFEKSRNKDVALWNAIIVGYGLHGYGKEALGLFEKMLAFGMKPDGFTFVGILMACCHSGLVEEGLKYFNDMQNFHGITPKLEHYACIVDMLGRAGRLDESLRLVNEMPDEPDAGIWSSLLSSCKTFNALDIGTKVAEKLFELEPNKAENYVLLSNLFAASGKWDDVRRVRQKMKEIGLQKDAGRSWIELGGKVHSFMAGNTSFTGSKQMQNMWRRLEEKIRKIGYKPNTNSALHELAEDEKIEVLRGHSEKQAICVGLLRTSKGETLRINKNLRICVDCHNAAKLISKVVEREIVIRDNKRFHHLRNGCCSCGDYW, from the coding sequence ATGGCTCTGGTGGCACACCCGTCATCACCTTCCCACCACCGCCAGTCACCACTCATCACTAGAAGAACAACCTATCAACGTCTGAACTCATCCATTTCTCAAACAACCTCACTCCCTCAAACCAACACTTCAACTAAGTACCAACTCCCTCTCCTCCAACAATTAACCAGTCTTTGCCAATCGAAACAGAGCCTTCCTCAagctttaacatttttacaacaaCAAAATCCCCACCATGAAACTCTAGATTCTTTACAAAGAAAAGAAGCCATAGGGTTATTATTACAAGCCTGTGGCCGTTACCAAGACATTGAAACAGGTCGAGAGGTTCACCGGATGGTGGCTTCATCGACCCTGTTCCACAACGACGTCGTTATCACAACCCGTCTCATCACAATGTACTCCATGTGCGACTCCCCTTTGGATTCTCGTTTAGTTTTCGATGGGttggaaaagaaaaatttgttCCAGTGGAATGCAATGGTTAGTGGGTATTCAAGAAACAAGCTTTATGAAGAGGCTTTGAGAGCTTTTATTGAGTTGGTTTTGCAAACCGATTTCAAGCCTGATAATTTCACTTTCCCTTGCGTAATCAAGGCTTGTGGAGGGATATTGGATGTGCGTTTAGGACAGGGAGTTCATGGAATGACTGCGAAGTTGGGTTTACTTGGTGATGTCTTCGTTTGCAATGCTTTGATAGCTTTCTATGGGAAATGTGGACTTGTTGATGAAGCAGTTAAAGTGTTTGATTTTATGTCTGAAAAGAACTTGGTTTCATGGAATTCCATGATTTGTGTGTTTGCTGAGAATGGTTTTGCTCAAGAGGGTCTTCGTTTGTTTAGTGAGATGATAAAATGTGAAAAAAGTTTTGTTCCGGATGTGGCTAGTTTGGTGACTATACTACCGGTATGTGCGGGGGAAGGGAATTTAGAAATGGGGATGGTTTTTCATGGTTTGGCTGTGAAACTGGGATTGAACCAAGAACTGATGGTGAAAAATGCCTTGCTTGATATGTATTCCAAATGTGGGTGCTTGTCTCATGCCAAAGGCTTGTTTGATAAGGATAATAACAAAAATGTAGTATCTTGGAATACAATGATAGGGGGCTTTGCAACACAAGGTGATGCTCGTGGGACATTCTATCTTCTACGGAAAATGCAGGTGGAAGGGAGGGAGAAGACTAATGAAGTTACTATACTGAATGTGCTGCCTGTTTGTTTGGAAAGATCTGAATTGCTCTGCTTGAAAGAACTTCATGCTTATTCAATTAGACATGGTTTTCACTATGATCAATTGGTAGCTAATGCTTTCATTGCAGCCTATGCAAAATGCGGATCATTGTGCTCCTCTCAGCTTATGTTTAATGGTATGGAGACGAAGACTGTAAGCTCTTGGAATGCATTGATTGGCGGCTATGCACAGAACGGTGCTCCTAGGAAAGCTTTAGAGTTTTACCTTCAAATGATAAATTCTGGCATAAATCCAGACCGGTTCAGCTTAGGAAGCCTACTTTTGGCTTGTAGTCATATGAAATCTCTGCGCTTCGGTAAGGAGATTCATGGGTATTTGATACGGATTGGATTAGAAACGGATCCATTTATTGTTATCTCATTATTATCACTTTATATTCGCTGTGGCAAATCAGCTAGTGCAAGGGTGTTGTTTGAAGAGATGGAAAACAAAAGTTTAGTATCATGGAATGCACTGATTGCTGGCTATTCACAGATTGGACTTCCTGATGAAGCTTTAGTTCTCTTTCGTCAAATGCTTTCGGATGGAATTCAACCTGATGAAATTTCCATAAATAGCGTATTCAGGGCTTGTTCACAGCTATCAGCTTTGCGGCTTGGAAAAGAAGCACATTGCTATGCTTTGAAAGCCTACCTAGCTGAAGACATTTTTGTTGGTTGTTCAATAATAGATATGTATGCGAAAAGTGGCTGTATAGAACAAGCTCGAAGGGTTTTCGAAAAGTCGAGGAATAAAGATGTGGCATTATGGAATGCTATAATTGTAGGATATGGACTGCATGGATATGGAAAAGAGGCACTGGGGCTATTTGAAAAGATGCTAGCATTTGGTATGAAGCCTGATGGTTTCACTTTTGTTGGTATATTAATGGCATGCTGTCATTCCGGGTTGGTAGAAGAGGGGTTGAAATATTTCAACGACATGCAGAATTTCCATGGCATAACACCAAAACTGGAGCATTATGCATGTATTGTCGACATGCTGGGTCGCGCAGGACGATTAGATGAATCTTTGAGACTTGTAAATGAAATGCCTGATGAACCAGATGCTGGAATCTGGAGTTCATTACTCAGTTCCTGTAAAACTTTTAATGCACTGGATATTGGAACTAAAGTTGCTGAAAAGTTGTTCGAATTGGAGCCTAACAAAGCCGAGAACTATGTTTTACTCTCTAATTTATTTGCAGCATCCGGGAAATGGGACGATGTAAGAAGAGTGCGCCAAAAGATGAAGGAGATTGGCTTACAAAAGGATGCCGGTCGTAGTTGGATCGAACTTGGAGGGAAAGTTCATAGCTTTATGGCTGGAAATACTTCATTTACAGGCTCTAAACAAATGCAAAACATGTGGAGAAGATTAGAGGAAAAAATACGTAAAATCGGATACAAACCGAATACCAACTCTGCGCTTCATGAATTGGCTGAAGATGAGAAGATTGAAGTATTGAGGGGGCATAGTGAGAAACAAGCAATTTGTGTTGGATTGTTGAGGACAAGTAAAGGTGAAACACTACGAATCAACAAGAACTTGCGTATTTGTGTGGATTGTCACAATGCTGCTAAGCTGATATCAAAAGTAGTTGAAAGAGAGATAGTTATTCGAGACAACAAGCGTTTTCATCATCTTAGAAATGGCTGTTGTTCTTGTGGGGATTATTGGTAG
- the LOC121216230 gene encoding protein FAR1-RELATED SEQUENCE 3, producing the protein MDVGGGKGDNVNGVNAESNKGGDNNWNLIENLTEIEVVANQDDDGVAGGKPCVGMEFESEDAGKTFYDGYARQLGFSTHVGQFTRATPDGPIVTWDFACSREVFKRKNVESCNAMFRIERKDGGKWIATKFVEDHNHSMVTPSKVHYLRPRRHLAGATKNVSETLEATADVYVSSDENHACHEATRIKNASSVMPNRLGRSMGPSGYFTPSSQRRTLGRDAQNLLNYFKKMQAENPGFYYAIQLDDDNRMTNVFWADARSRAAYNYFGDAVTFDTMYRPNQYQIPFAPFTGINHHGQMVLFGCALLLDESESSFTWLFRTWLSAMNDQPPVSIITDQDRAIQAAVSQVFPETRHCICKWHILREGQERLAHIYLAHPSFYGELYSCINFSETTEDFELSWGALLDKYDLHKNEWLQAVYNARKQWAPVYFRGTFFGTLSSNQGVSSFFNGYVNQQTTIPLFFKQYERALEDSLEKEIEADFDTICTTPVPKTPSPMEQQAANLYTKKVFSKFQEELVETFVYTANKIEGDGIVCKYRVAKYEHEHKAYFVALNISDMKASCTCQMFEYSGILCRHILTVFTVTNVLTLPSHYILKRWTRSAKSWVGLDEQHADPQGIETLTTRFNNLCQEALKLAEEGAMAPETYNAAINALKEAGKKITSVKKNVSKVRPPSSRTSGNNHEDGCKKTTSPVSKMIPSLWPWQDAIPPHFNLNDVGAPLTDLNQPSMVPVSLHRDTGPLDSTVVLTCFKSMTWVIENQNAMEAGKVAVINLKLHDYGKNPLGETEVQFRLTRVTLEPMLQSMAYISQQLSTQLNRVAVINLKLQDTKTTSGETEVKFQVSKDTLGSMLRSMAYIREQL; encoded by the exons ATGGATGTGGGAGGGGGAAAAGGGGATAATGTCAATGGTGTGAATGCTGAGTCTAATAAGGGTGGTGATAATAATtggaatttaattgaaaatttgacAGAGATAGAGGTAGTTGCTAATCAGGATGATGATGGAGTTGCAGGGGGTAAGCCGTGTGTGGGGATGGAATTTGAGTCGGAGGATGCAGGCAAGACATTTTATGATGGATATGCTAGGCAGTTGGGGTTTAGCACTCATGTTGGTCAGTTTACACGAGCGACGCCTGATGGGCCAATTGTAACATGGGATTTTGCATGTTCAAGGGAGGTTTTTAAGAGGAAAAATGTTGAAAGTTGTAATGCCATGTTTAGGATAGAGAGAAAGGATGGAGGGAAGTGGATCGCAACAAAGTTCGTGGAGGATCATAATCATTCTATGGTTACTCCTAGTAAGGTTCATTACCTTAGACCTCGTAGGCATTTAGCTGGAGCCACTAAGAATGTTTCAGAAACATTGGAAGCCACTGCTGATGTTTATGTTTCATCAGATGAAAATCATGCTTGTCATGAAGCAACGAGGATCAAGAATGCCTCCTCTGTCATGCCTAATCGCCTTGGAAGGAGTATGGGACCTTCAGGCTATTTCACACCTTCTAGCCAAAGGAGAACACTGGGGAGAGATGCTCAAAATCTCCTCAATTATTTCAAAAAGATGCAGGCTGAAAATCCTGGCTTCTATTATGCTATACAGCTTGATGATGATAATCGGATGACTAATGTTTTCTGGGCTGATGCAAGATCAAGGGCAGCTTACAATTACTTTGGAGATGCAGTTACTTTTGATACAATGTATCGACCAAATCAGTATCAGATCCCATTTGCTCCTTTCACTGGAATAAATCATCATGGCCAGATGGTGTTATTTGGTTGTGCATTACTTCTAGATGAGTCTGAATCTTCCTTTACTTGGCTATTTAGGACGTGGTTATCTGCGATGAATGATCAACCCCCTGTTTCTATTATCACAGACCAAGATAGAGCAATACAAGCGGCAGTTTCACAGGTTTTTCCAGAAACTCGCCACTGCATTTGCAAGTGGCATATCTTGAGGGAAGGACAAGAAAGGTTGGCACATATCTACCTTGCTCATCCTTCCTTTTATGGTGAGCTTTATAGCTGCATAAACTTTTCTGAGACAACGGAGGATTTTGAGTTGTCATGGGGAGCTCTCCTTGATAAATATGATCTACATAAAAATGAGTGGCTTCAGGCAGTATATAATGCTCGTAAACAGTGGGCTCCTGTTTATTTTCGTGGTACTTTCTTTGGTACTCTTTCTTCAAACCAAGGGGTTAGCTCCTTTTTCAACGGGTACGTAAATCAGCAGACAACCATACCCCTTTTTTTTAAGCAGTACGAAAGGGCTTTAGAAGATTCTCTAGAGAAAGAAATAGAAGCAGATTTTGATACAATCTGCACCACACCAGTGCCGAAGACACCATCACCTATGGAACAGCAAGCAGCAAACCTCTACACAAAGAAAGTTTTCTCAAAGTTTCAGGAGGAGCTAGTTGAAACTTTTGTGTACACTGCAAACAAGATTGAGGGCGATGGCATAGTCTGTAAATACAGGGTTGCAAAATATGAACATGAGCATAAAGCATACTTTGTTGCACTGAATATTTCGGATATGAAAGCAAGTTGTACCTGTCAGATGTTTGAATATTCTGGCATTCTTTGTAGACATATACTGACAGTCTTCACTGTGACAAATGTTCTTACCCTTCCATCCCATTACATATTAAAGCGCTGGACTAGAAGTGCCAAATCTTGGGTTGGATTGGATGAGCAACATGCTGATCCTCAAGGTATTGAGACACTAACCACACGCTTCAATAACCTGTGTCAGGAAGCTTTAAAATTGGCAGAAGAAGGAGCAATGGCTCCAGAGACATATAATGCAGCAATCAATGCTCTTAAGGAGGCTGGGAAAAAGATTACCTCTGTAAAGAAGAATGTATCTAAAGTCAGACCACCTAGCTCTCGTACTAGTGGGAATAATCATGAAGATGGTTGCAAGAAAACCACTTCTCCTGTCTCCAAAATGATCCCATCTTTGTGGCCATGGCAAGATGCAATACCACCTCATTTTAATCTTAATGATGTTGGGGCCCCACTTACTGACTTGAATCAACCTAGCATGGTGCCTGTATCTCTTCATCGTGATACTGGTCCCCTTGATAGCACG GTGGTTCTCACATGTTTTAAGTCCATGACTTGGGTTATAGAAAATCAAAATGCAATGGAAGCTGGAAAAGTAGCTGTCATAAACTTGAAG CTGCATGACTATGGCAAGAATCCTTTAGGAGAGACAGAAGTGCAGTTTAGGCTCACAAGGGTTACTCTGGAACCAATGTTGCAATCAATGGCTTACATTAGTCAACAGCTATCAACACAACTAAATCGAGTTGCTGTCATAAATTTGAAG CTCCAAGATACCAAGACAACTTCTGGAGAAACAGAAGTAAAATTTCAAGTGTCAAAAGATACTTTGGGTTCTATGTTAAGATCGATGGCCTATATACGTGAGCAACTTTGA